AATATGCCGAAAGTTGGGGAGCCCTGGCCGCCCTGGCCCGGCAATGCCTGGTGGTCACCCTTTTTCTGATCGGGGCGGGACTGAGCCGGGAGGTGCTGAGAAAAGTCGGCATACGGCCTTTGCTACAGGGGATAACGCTCTGGATTCTGGTCAGTGGCTTGACTCTGGCGGCGCTGCTGGGTCTGCCGTAGACAGTCTCTGAAATACCGGTTGAGAATGCTGAAAAAGGGGTGCTTTGTGTTTGACAGGGTCGCTCACGACAAGGTAGTTATATAAGGATTTTTTCAGCTTATCCCTGTCCCCATTCTGAGAATTCATGGACGGTATTCAATTCATACAAGACCTGGCTGTCGTTCTGCTCGGAGCCGGCATTGCCGGTGTGCTCTGCAAGCGCATCGGTCTTTCGGTCATTGTCGGCTACCTTTTGGCCGGCATTGTTATTGGCCCCTATACACCACCTTTTGCCTATGTTCACAATGTGGGACGAATCGACACGCTCGCCCAGGTCGGTCTGGTTTTTCTCATGTTTGCCATCGGACTGGGCCTGAGCCTCACCAAACTGCAGAAAATGGGTATTGCGACCCTCTTTGCCACGGCATTGGGTGCTTTTCTCGTCTTTAATGCGACCCAGTTGCTCGGTACCGCTCTCGATTGGAGTTCACTGCAGAGCCTGTTTATTGCAGGCATGTTCATGGTGTCGAGTTCGGCGGTCATTGCCAAGGTGATCAAGGATATGAACCTGGGTCACGCTCGCGCCGGTCAACTGGCTTTGGGTGTTACGGTCCTTGAAGACGTAGTGGCGGTGGTGATGCTGGCTATTCTGGGGGCCCAGATTGCGAGCTCGGGGGCGCCGCAGGCTGGGATGGGCAGTCTGCTCACCAGCCTGACGACCTTTGTTGTGCTGGTCGTTATCCTCGGTCTCCTGCTGCTGCCGCGTCTGCTACGCCGCCTGGAAACCAGAGCCGATCCCGAGTTGCAGACCATTGTCGTCGCCGGACTGCTTTTTTTGATGGCTTTGCTCTCCGTCAAAGCCGGCTACTCCCTGGCGCTTGGCGCCTTTCTTTTGGGCGCCACCGTTGCCGATATGCCCCAGAAAAACGGGGTCGAAAAAGCATTTACCGGGATGCGGGACATGTTCAGCAGCGTTTTTTTCGTCGCCATCGGCATGATGATCGACGTGAGCCTGCTGTTCAAGGTCTGGCCGTGGGTGTTGGGGCTTGGCATCTTCACCTTGCTGGTGCGGGCGATCGGAACGGGTTTGGCCCTCATGATTGTCGGCACTCCACCCCACGAGGCGCGGCGCGCTGGACTGCTGCTCATGCCTCTTGGCGAATTTACCTTTGTTATCGCCCAGCTGGGTGTCGGCGCCCATATCCTGGGGCCGGAAATGTATCCCATTGCCGTGGGCGTTTCCATCTTTACCGTGTTGCTCGCACCGATCATCAACCGCCATGCCGAGCCGGTGCTGGCGGTTATTGACCGAGCCGAGCCCCGATGGCTTACACGTTTTCTAGAAACTTACCACCATTGGCTGGTTCAACTTGGCAACAGTCAGGGGGGACGTCTGTGGTGGAACCTGAGCAGGAAGCGTTTGGCCCATATTTCCCTTGAAATTTTGTTCATCACGGGGGTGCTGATATTCTCGGACCGGGTGCTGGCCGTTTTGCAGGAAAGCACTGTGGTCGAGACGATTGCCCCGGGCGTATTGACGCTAGTCTTTTGGTTGCTTGTCGGGATTCTGGTTCTCGTGCCGCTAGTGGCGATCTGGCTTAATCTGGCGGCACTGGCCCGGATCTTCGCCGAAGCAGTCGGGCCAAAGCCGCGCTTTCTTGCGCCGATGGTGGAAAACGGCTTCAAGATATTCAGTGTGATCGCCATTGCCCACTGGCTTTTTTATATCCTGCCCACCGAGTCGCTGCCCAAATGGGCCTGGCTGGTTATAGGCAGCATTCTGGCCATCGGGCTGATTATTTTTTCGCGCCGCTTGCTCTTTTGGCACGTTCAGTGGAAAACCTCCCTTGACGAGGCCTTCAGCGAAAACCTGCCAGACGATCATGGGCAGCAGCGGCAATGGCTGCAAAGCAGCAGCGGCTGGGACATCCAGTTGCAGGATGTGGTGCTGCCGGAACGGGCTGTCTGCTCTGGCCAAAGTATTGCCGTGCTTAATGTGCGAACGCGTTTCGGCTGCTCGATTGTCGAGATAAGCCGTGGCGGGCACACCATCATTTCTCCCGAGTCCACCCAAACCATTTTTAGCGGTGATCGCCTGTTGTT
The sequence above is a segment of the Desulfuromonas sp. KJ2020 genome. Coding sequences within it:
- a CDS encoding cation:proton antiporter: MDGIQFIQDLAVVLLGAGIAGVLCKRIGLSVIVGYLLAGIVIGPYTPPFAYVHNVGRIDTLAQVGLVFLMFAIGLGLSLTKLQKMGIATLFATALGAFLVFNATQLLGTALDWSSLQSLFIAGMFMVSSSAVIAKVIKDMNLGHARAGQLALGVTVLEDVVAVVMLAILGAQIASSGAPQAGMGSLLTSLTTFVVLVVILGLLLLPRLLRRLETRADPELQTIVVAGLLFLMALLSVKAGYSLALGAFLLGATVADMPQKNGVEKAFTGMRDMFSSVFFVAIGMMIDVSLLFKVWPWVLGLGIFTLLVRAIGTGLALMIVGTPPHEARRAGLLLMPLGEFTFVIAQLGVGAHILGPEMYPIAVGVSIFTVLLAPIINRHAEPVLAVIDRAEPRWLTRFLETYHHWLVQLGNSQGGRLWWNLSRKRLAHISLEILFITGVLIFSDRVLAVLQESTVVETIAPGVLTLVFWLLVGILVLVPLVAIWLNLAALARIFAEAVGPKPRFLAPMVENGFKIFSVIAIAHWLFYILPTESLPKWAWLVIGSILAIGLIIFSRRLLFWHVQWKTSLDEAFSENLPDDHGQQRQWLQSSSGWDIQLQDVVLPERAVCSGQSIAVLNVRTRFGCSIVEISRGGHTIISPESTQTIFSGDRLLLMGTAAQLAAAREGLEQTTSAELQPDFEDARLETVVVPAGSRVGMTLAELEILRKTGVLVAGIRRDNEEIINPTGGDRLQEGDELLILGAPQQIRHFNGWLRFFCADQDSE